The bacterium sequence GCTGGCTGCGGTTGTACTGACATCCGTAGAGGCGTTGGAGCGAGTCACTTCAACCGGGATCTGCACATCGACCGTTGAAGGGGCGAGGCACACTTGATCGTTACAGGCCTGGATTCGCAGCTTGCCGGCCATCGACTGCTTGCCGGAAGGCGCGTTCTCTAGAATTTTTAGCGCAGTCACAATTTCTACTCGATCACTGTAGACGTCGAGAATGTCGGGCGAAAACGCGAACTTTAGCTTTTTTGCCTCAGGATAACGCGTATCCGCTATTTCAATTCCTTCCTTCGGCATCAACTTAAGGTCAGTACCGAGCAGGTATTCAAACGTCGGAACATGAGCGTTCACATGCCAGTCTTGCTGGATCTCCAGGACTACCTTTGCATCAAACTTATCTCCCGGACTGACCTTATCTTTGGACACGGTCGTTGAGACTTTCACCTTGGAGGCGCTGGTCGGAACATCTTGAGCGGTGATAAACGACGCAATTAGAAGTAATAAAAGAGAAGAAAGCGTAATCTTTTTGAGGATAATTTCCAAATACCAAATCCGAAATTCCAAATAAGTTCCAAATACCAGATTCAAATGTCCAAACCGGTCAGTGCGAGCTGTTCGGAATTTGAGCTTTGTGGTTTTGAATTTATTGAAATTTGTAATTTGTTATTTGAGTTTTCCAATACCATGTGTTCTCACTTTCCCGCGATGCAGTAAAGATACTGCTCACCCCGGAGAAACAATTCATTTCCTACTAGAGCCGGCGAAGCGTTAAAGTTGTCATCGAGTACGTTCAGAGCCAGGACCTCCGGTTTGGCGCCGTGTTTTAGAACGATCGTGGATCCTTCCATAGAAGTAATGTACACACGACCCGCGGCGCCTACAGGCGAGGAGTAGACGTTGTAGATGCCCGGCAACCGAACCGGACCGTAGATCGTGTCGCCGGTTTTTGCCTTCAGGCAGGAAAGAATCCCCTGGTAGTGTTTGAGGAAATACAGCTTGTCGTTATAAAGAAGCAGCGAGGGCACATACGGAGTGTCCCGATCTCGGGACCAGACAATTTGCTTCGTACCGGTAATATCACCTTTGGCGCCATCAAGGCGTATGGCCAGCATTGCCCGCTTTTCATAACTCGAGCCGGCGTAGACAATACCCCTTGCGGCCACCGGGGATGCAATAACGTTGTGCGATAGCCCACCGCATTCCCAGATGAGCCGACCGCTCGCTAGATCGTAGCCGCGGATGCGATTGGTTGCGCTGATGATGACTTGTGGCCTACCGTTCTGTTCGATCACAAGCGGAGTAGACCATGATGTGATCTCATCCCGCGACATCTTCCAGCGCTGTTTGCCGGTACGTTTGTCCAGGGCGATCACGAATGAAGATCCCTCATGATCCCAATTGACGATCAAAGTGTCGCTGTAGAGCGCAGGAGAACTGCCTTCGCCGTGACCGTGCAGCGTATGCATGTCGCCGAGGTCTGTTTGCCACTTCAGTTTACCCTCCAGGTCAAGACAATAAAGACCGTAGGAACCGAAGAAGGCATACACGTGCCGGCCATCCGTTACTGCGGAAGCGGATGCAAAACTTCCGCTGTAGTGACCTCCCTCGAATGGGGTATCTTCGCGTACCGTTCGCTGCCAAAGGATCTTGCCGTCGCGGCGGTTGACAGCCAAGACTACGAACCTCTGCCGAGTAACCAACGCTAAATCATCGTGAGATCCCGGACGGGTAAAACGCGGGCTTATGGGGTCACCATAAGGTATCGCTGCGGTAAGGAAAATGCGATCGCCCCAGATGACTGGTGTGGAGTGCCCTTTGCCCGGGAGTTTCACTTTCCAACGGATATTCTTCTTTTCGCTCCATTCCAAAGGAGGGTCGGCAGATGGCGCGACGCCAATACCTAGGGGGCCTCGCCACTGAGGCCAGTAGTGAGCTGCGTTTGCTCGGTCGTCTTCGGCTGTAGGCGAAACACCGTCAACAGACGAAACTTCCGGAATATAAATGATGCTGATCAGTATCAATACACACGCAATCAAGAAAGGAGGTGAGTTCCACAACGAATTCCGTTTCATGCTTAGTTGTATTTAGGAAGCTGCGGGAGATTGACATAATCCAATTGCATCCTTGTGGACGTAATTGGTTTCCCGTCTGCTTCTGCGTAGGGATAGATGAAATAGTTCAAGGGTTCGCCGGACTGGAGGGGATCCAATCGGATATCTCTTCCTACAGTAAACTGAATCCGATCCGGGTCAAGGTTGCCGAATAAATAGTTTCGTCTGGCAGAATCATTTGATTTTGAGGCATCGGAAGGATCCACCGGTACCCAACCATGTCCCGCAAGATAGAACTCGGCCCAGCAATGATATCCAGCGACGGTCCCTTGGACTGGTTCGGGGACCGGGAACCCAATGATGAACCGTGCCGGGATTCCGGAAGCTCGAGCCAGGGAAATAAACAACGAATGGAAATCCGTGCAATTCCCCTTGCCCACGATGCACACCCTTTCCGTGTCGCCGTTCCCCCAGCCGGGCACAGACTTATCATACGTTACATTCCGGAGCACGTAATCATAGATCGCTTTTGTTTTCGCCTCCACAGTGTTCATTCCCTCAGTAATCTTCGCAGCAAGGGCCCGTATGCGAGGAGACAGAGTGACCAACCGTTCCGCACGCAAGAACTGGCTCAAGGGCGCCGGAGCCTCGTCCCAACCATCCGCGGAGTCTAGTATTTTATTGGTAACCTTCCTTCGGTCTACCTGGAACTTTGCTTGAATGGTCAGTGTATCCAACCGCGGTTCCGGAACTTCCAGATATAAATATGTGTTTCCAAATTCTGGATCGTGGCGAAGATGCGCCGGATACGGGCTTTTAATCTGGAGAGCCTTGATAGACTGGTAAGATGTCTCGCTGGGGACGGGAACCCAAACCCGAAGACTTTCTGTATTTTGCGGAATCGGCTCGACGTTCGCGGTATACGTAGCCTGAATCGTTCTATGAGCCGGATCTTCTTTGTCGCGCGAGTCCAGAACAACGCTCAAAACCAATATTACTAATATTGTAGACACTAGGAAAATACGCATAGCTCCACTCTTTACTTTACTTTTTACTGTGTTCGCGTTCTTTCTAAAGAATTTAAAAGTAGCTATTCCGTGGACTTCGGGTTTTCAACACGTACCCAGAAGCCGTTCTTTTCCTGGTACGCGTACCGGGCCACACCGTTTACCTTATGCACGCTCGTGTCGGTAACTTTCAGTTTTCCATCCTGACTTTTCAGGAAGAAGTCTACGTCCGCCATTGTTCCGTCTTTTGCCTTGAAATCCACGCACGCGAAGTAATTTGAATCATCTAAAGCTGTAAGCTTGTCCTTGTGCACTTTTACCAGTGTCAGGTCCCACGTCTTATCCAATACAGCGTCTTTAACATGGAACATTCCGTCTGCTTTAGCCTGATCCTGAATGGCTGTGGTTATTGACTTATCGATGTCCGCTATCGTTACCTTCTTAGCAGGGTGCTCAGATTTCGGGTGTTCTTTCTTTTCCGGATGTTCTTCCTGTGCCAATGCGAACGCAGCAAAAAACACTGCGACAGTTGTGGCAAGCAAAATACTCATGACTTTCTTCATTTTGATTTTCCTCCTTAATTTTTCTTTGCTTAATTTGTCAAAAGCTTGGCAACGGTCTTACGGTCGGATGTTGGAAGTTTGCAGGTATAATTTTCACAGATATAGGCCGTTGCTTTGCCTTTCATCATGGTTACGTTCTTGATGAAGGGTATGTAGGACGCTAGAGTTTGTTGGCCTTGCGCTCCATCTGCAAGCAAGAGGATCTTGTTCGGAATGAACTTCGAATGCACTTCCTGCAGCAATTCCCAGGTATGCGGATCATCGGATTTGCCGGCAATAATGATTTGCTTGGGCTTGGATAAGCTGAAATCAAGAGCCACCAAAAACTGCGGAACCGCCTCTCCGCTTTGCGCCAACCGTTGGCCGAAATAGGCCAGCGATTGTCCAGCCATGGTTTGGTACTTCTGATTTCCGGTCATTTGTGCAAGACGCAGCAAGTTGAGAATTGCAATCGAATTGCCTGTGGGTTCGGCGCCATCGTACCACTCCTTGGTCCGGATCAGGATCGATTTGTCGGTTCCGGAGATGTCGTAAAAGCCGCCGCTAGTCGAATCGTAAAACAGCCGATTTTGGTCCTCAGTCAGGGCGATGGCTGTTTTCAACCAATGAATATTGAAGGTGCTTTCATACAGGTCCAGAAGTCCTTGAACAAAATAGGCGTAATCCTCCAGATGCGCATCGAATCGCGCCTCGCCGTCCCGATAGCGATGGAGCAGCTCATTCTTTTGGGGATCATAAAGCCTATCCAGAATGAATTGGGCTGCTACCTCCGCGCCCTTCCGGTATTGTTCATCTTGCAGGACTTGAGAGGCGCGGGCGAATGCAGAAATCATGAGTCCGTTCCACGAAGTTAAGATCTTGTCGTCCAAATGAGGATGAGGACGTCTCTCCCTTTGCTGAAACAATTTCTGTCTTGCGCTTGCCAGAATTTTTTCAATTTGCGGCGATGTCAGATCGAATTGCCTGGCAGTCTGTTCAGCGGAATGGGGAACATACAAGATGTTCTCCCCCACAAACTCCTGCTGCGGATCGCGTGCGACATTGCTCTTCTCTTCCACTCCGTGGCAGTAGTCAAAGACTTTCGCTTCTTCCGGAGATAGAAGCCCGTCAATCTCTTTTTTGGTCCATGTGTAAAAAGCTCCCTCTTCTTTCTCATCGAGCTTGGAAGGATCCGGAGCGCTTTCGGCGTCTTCTGCCGAATAAAAGCCTCCTTCCTTGTGCGTCATATCGCGCTTCACGTAGGCGAAGATATCGCGTGCAACATTTGCGAAAAATGGATCATGAGTGATCTGGTACGCTTCGAGATACGAGATCGCCAACTGCGCCTGGTCATACAACATTTTTTCAAAATGAGGGACATGCCAGAGTTCGTCTGTGGAGTAGCGATGGAATCCGCCTCCAATATGATCGTACATTCCGCCGTTTGCCATTCTTCTGAGTGTTTCGAGTGCCATTTCCAAAGCTTTTTTCTGGCCGGTTCTACTGTAATAGCGCAAAAGGAAATTGAAGCCAACAGGTCGCGGAAACTTCGGCGCAGAGCCAAACCCGGCGTTTGTAGAGTCATAGCTGCTTACGAAGGTCTGAAAGGCCTGATCGAGCGCCGGCTTTCCAACTTTGGTTGCCTGGATGTTCGGCGATGAAATCTTCTGCAAATAGGCGCCGATCTGGCTGCTGGACTCTGTAATTTTCTTTCGATCGGCAGACCAGACTTCATGAATTTTCGTGACCAGGTCCGGGAACGCGGGCCGTCCGTAATCGGCAGTCGGTGGAATGTAGGTCCCGCCGAAAAAAGGTTTGAGGTCGGGAGTGAGGAACAGCGACATCGGCCAGCCGCCGCTTCCGGTCATCGCTTGAACCGCTGCCATGTAAACGCGGTCCACATCCGGCCGTTCCTCCCGATCTACTTTGATGCTAACCACATAGTCATTCATCAGTTTTGCAATCTCTTCATTTTCAAAGACTTCGCGTTCCATAACGTGGCACCAATAGCAGGTGGAATAACCCACGGACAGGAAGATCGGCTTGTCCTCCTTCCGCGCTTTCTCAAAAGCTTCGTCTCCCCACGGGTACCAGTCCACGGGATTGAATGCGTGCTGAAGGAGATACGGACTTTTTTCCTTGATCAGCCGGTTCGGCTTCTTGCCTTCTGCGAGCTTTCGCGCAATGTCGGCTTTTATGCTTGCAGCTTCCGCATCAGATGATCCCGAATCGGTGGAAGCGGGCAGCTCGGGCGACTTTGCTCCGGAGAATTCCGGGGTTACTTCTCTGGGTCCCAGTGCAAATTGACCTACAAGGACCAAACCAGAAATCATCACCAGTATCATGAGTATCTTACTCCTACTGTTCATTGGTTTCTCCACACTAGGATTGTGTCACCAGACCTATAAGATCCTTTTCGTCCATATCTGAAACGAGTCCATAAATAAGGCCCCTTTCCTCCCAGAGAATAAGGTTGCAACCCTTTCCGTCTCCCTTATAAAAGTGCTTGCCACCTTGATGTGAAGCTTCCTGTAATGAAGACAAATCCATAATGTCACTATCCATAATGTAGAGCGAGATTGGAATGCTCTCTTTTTTGAGAGAAAGTGAAACCGTGCGCTTTCCAGCTATGATGCATAGTTGGCCACCCACCAAAATCGTATCTTTCAACCTGGGCAACCGCACGGCAAAGTCAACACGTTCTGCAAACCATCTTTCCAGCAGTCCGACATCTGCAGTCTGCAGATCGAAAGGATGCTCTTTCAACTTGCTGGAGACATGCTCCTGCACCAGGGTTTCAACAATGGGAGCATAAGAGGCTGCTTTCTTCTGAGACAGCAAAAAATAGCCTGCCGATAGCGCCACGATGGCCAGTACCCCTGTCACCGCGAGGATAAGAGATTTTCTTTCATGGAGTCTTTTCTCCGTTGACGCCTTTTCTGCATGTTTTCTATCGGCTGCAAGGACCGACAATATCATTTCGCGCAGCGAGTTCGGTGCAGGTTTTTCCCTGATCCTGTCGTGAAGAATTCTCCGGAAATCCTCTTCCTGTTCCAGGATTTGCCGGCACTCCAGACACAATCGGCAATGTTCCTTTGCAGCAATCGCATCTCGCTGAGAAACGATTCCTGCCTCCAATTGAATCAGCGTTTTTCGCGCCGTTAAGCAGGTCATCATCACCCCCATCCTAGAGCAATCCCCATCGCTTGGCGTAATCCTCCAGGTACTCGCGCAACAACTGACGCGCCCGGAAGAGTCGTGAAGCGACCGTCCCCGCGGAACAGTGGAGCATTTCCGCAATTTCCTGGTAACTCAGTCCTTCTACATCTGCAAGCAAGATCACCAGGCGGAAAGCCGAAGGAAGCTTGCCGAGAGCTTCTTCAATTTCTTTGTCCGGCAACTGACCGAAAACTTTTCCTTGATCATAAGCCCCAACAGATGCTGAACTGATCAGATCCTCGGTTAGTTCGACGTCAAGGATGTTGTCTTGACGCTTTCGTTTCTTTACTCTATTTCTGTAAGAGTTCAGCAAGATTTTCAAAAGCCATTGCTTTACTTTCGACTTCTCTCTAAGGTTGGGATAAGCTACGTAACCTTTCACGCTGGTTTCCTGGACCAATTCTTCGGCTTCATCCTTTGAGCCCGTTAATCGCAGCGCAAAGGAATAGAGACTATGGAAATTCCTTACGAGAAGATCCTCGAATTTTGATTGATCTTCGCCTGCGGATATCAGACGAAGGTGTCGCGAA is a genomic window containing:
- a CDS encoding PQQ-like beta-propeller repeat protein — encoded protein: MKRNSLWNSPPFLIACVLILISIIYIPEVSSVDGVSPTAEDDRANAAHYWPQWRGPLGIGVAPSADPPLEWSEKKNIRWKVKLPGKGHSTPVIWGDRIFLTAAIPYGDPISPRFTRPGSHDDLALVTRQRFVVLAVNRRDGKILWQRTVREDTPFEGGHYSGSFASASAVTDGRHVYAFFGSYGLYCLDLEGKLKWQTDLGDMHTLHGHGEGSSPALYSDTLIVNWDHEGSSFVIALDKRTGKQRWKMSRDEITSWSTPLVIEQNGRPQVIISATNRIRGYDLASGRLIWECGGLSHNVIASPVAARGIVYAGSSYEKRAMLAIRLDGAKGDITGTKQIVWSRDRDTPYVPSLLLYNDKLYFLKHYQGILSCLKAKTGDTIYGPVRLPGIYNVYSSPVGAAGRVYITSMEGSTIVLKHGAKPEVLALNVLDDNFNASPALVGNELFLRGEQYLYCIAGK
- a CDS encoding transglutaminase domain-containing protein, whose translation is MRIFLVSTILVILVLSVVLDSRDKEDPAHRTIQATYTANVEPIPQNTESLRVWVPVPSETSYQSIKALQIKSPYPAHLRHDPEFGNTYLYLEVPEPRLDTLTIQAKFQVDRRKVTNKILDSADGWDEAPAPLSQFLRAERLVTLSPRIRALAAKITEGMNTVEAKTKAIYDYVLRNVTYDKSVPGWGNGDTERVCIVGKGNCTDFHSLFISLARASGIPARFIIGFPVPEPVQGTVAGYHCWAEFYLAGHGWVPVDPSDASKSNDSARRNYLFGNLDPDRIQFTVGRDIRLDPLQSGEPLNYFIYPYAEADGKPITSTRMQLDYVNLPQLPKYN
- a CDS encoding thioredoxin domain-containing protein, with translation MNSRSKILMILVMISGLVLVGQFALGPREVTPEFSGAKSPELPASTDSGSSDAEAASIKADIARKLAEGKKPNRLIKEKSPYLLQHAFNPVDWYPWGDEAFEKARKEDKPIFLSVGYSTCYWCHVMEREVFENEEIAKLMNDYVVSIKVDREERPDVDRVYMAAVQAMTGSGGWPMSLFLTPDLKPFFGGTYIPPTADYGRPAFPDLVTKIHEVWSADRKKITESSSQIGAYLQKISSPNIQATKVGKPALDQAFQTFVSSYDSTNAGFGSAPKFPRPVGFNFLLRYYSRTGQKKALEMALETLRRMANGGMYDHIGGGFHRYSTDELWHVPHFEKMLYDQAQLAISYLEAYQITHDPFFANVARDIFAYVKRDMTHKEGGFYSAEDAESAPDPSKLDEKEEGAFYTWTKKEIDGLLSPEEAKVFDYCHGVEEKSNVARDPQQEFVGENILYVPHSAEQTARQFDLTSPQIEKILASARQKLFQQRERRPHPHLDDKILTSWNGLMISAFARASQVLQDEQYRKGAEVAAQFILDRLYDPQKNELLHRYRDGEARFDAHLEDYAYFVQGLLDLYESTFNIHWLKTAIALTEDQNRLFYDSTSGGFYDISGTDKSILIRTKEWYDGAEPTGNSIAILNLLRLAQMTGNQKYQTMAGQSLAYFGQRLAQSGEAVPQFLVALDFSLSKPKQIIIAGKSDDPHTWELLQEVHSKFIPNKILLLADGAQGQQTLASYIPFIKNVTMMKGKATAYICENYTCKLPTSDRKTVAKLLTN
- a CDS encoding sigma-70 family RNA polymerase sigma factor; protein product: MEENSRHLRLISAGEDQSKFEDLLVRNFHSLYSFALRLTGSKDEAEELVQETSVKGYVAYPNLREKSKVKQWLLKILLNSYRNRVKKRKRQDNILDVELTEDLISSASVGAYDQGKVFGQLPDKEIEEALGKLPSAFRLVILLADVEGLSYQEIAEMLHCSAGTVASRLFRARQLLREYLEDYAKRWGLL